One window of the Tachypleus tridentatus isolate NWPU-2018 chromosome 10, ASM421037v1, whole genome shotgun sequence genome contains the following:
- the LOC143228134 gene encoding uncharacterized protein LOC143228134, which produces MRDKTFMSSPIRHSTPAHLDHSIFTLPDHWTKSSSALTHHPNKVTTKLSDSLDQINISSQGSWNQQRTQVPESKYDMTTRQPVHKRHPESYTSIFSSTRFHNSVKNTHIPSENIVLTDNHKPLRSNLISPSWRTKVGVGLNKESTKGLLSIFNHQNPNKGSSFEQPKHSAMTTPTLINSEYLSTSNLDTPSLSLSQHQESVSEITPPKVKLQLEPLIALSNSASTSYTAAKRPSLTMSKFDVAKVSHKSELYSTTSDTTGNQNSDTKPVDNNDGNDHSVTSPNSIENVAFQANYSHELEDTLDGLLSNAVHFPVSDTLASISKQHESEDSRNLLNSPDSLVTSIIADPTSSTILFSQSTDSSSKTSSTDSSSETFQSDASHTTLSSAIESPTLISWIRFLLVGIVMMMVPPAFTEINAIVSSLATG; this is translated from the coding sequence ATGAGAGATAAAACTTTTATGTCATCACCAATAAGACATTCTACACCGGCACATCTTGATCATAGTATTTTCACATTACCTGATCATTGGACAAAATCTTCAAGTGCTCTAACACATCATCCGAACAAAGTCACAACAAAATTATCAGATTCACTGGATCAAATCAACATATCATCACAAGGTTCTTGGAATCAACAAAGAACCCAAGTACCAGAATCAAAATATGATATGACAACAAGACAACCAGTTCATAAAAGGCATCCTGAATCTTATACTTCCATATTTTCAAGCACTCGGTTTCACAATTCTGTAAAAAATACTCATATTCCGAGTGAAAATATAGTTTTGACTGACAATCATAAACCTTTAAGGTCCAACCTTATCAGCCCCTCTTGGCGGACAAAAGTAGGTGTAGGTTTAAACAAGGAGTCAACAAAGGGTCTTCTAAGTATTTTTAATCATCAAAACCCAAACAAAGGCAGTTCTTTCGAACAGCCAAAACATTCTGCCATGACAACACCAACTTTGATAAATTCAGAGTATCTTTCCACCTCCAACCTTGACACTCCTTCACTTTCTTTATCACAACACCAAGAATCTGTTTCAGAAATAACTCCTCCAAAAGTTAAACTTCAGTTAGAACCCTTAATCGCATTATCCAACTCTGCTTCGACTTCTTATACTGCAGCTAAAAGGCCTAGCTTAACAATGTCCAAATTCGATGTTGCAAAAGTGTCTCACAAGAGCGAACTTTATTCTACCACATCCGATACCACAGGAAATCAAAATAGTGACACTAAACCAGTTGACAATAATGATGGTAACGATCACTCAGTAACTTCACCAAATTCCATCGAAAATGTTGCATTTCAAGCAAACTATTCTCACGAGTTAGAAGATACACTAGATGGTCTCCTTTCAAATGCTGTTCATTTTCCAGTGAGTGACACTTTAGCCTCAATTAGTAAGCAGCATGAATCTGAAGACTCTAGAAATTTGCTCAACTCTCCAGACAGTTTAGTTACATCGATTATCGCAGATCCAACATcatcaacaattttattttctcaatcaacTGACTCTTCTTCAAAAACATCATCAACTGATTCCTCATCTGAAACGTTTCAGTCCGATGCAAGTCACACAACTCTCTCGTCAGCTATTGAATCTCCAACTCTGATCTCTTGGATCCGTTTCTTGCTGGTTGGAATTGTAATGATGATGGTGCCTCCAGCGTTCACAGAGATTAATGCCATTGTGTCAAGCCTAGCCACTGgctaa